The Numenius arquata unplaced genomic scaffold, bNumArq3.hap1.1 HAP1_SCAFFOLD_55, whole genome shotgun sequence genome window below encodes:
- the LOC141478398 gene encoding elongin-A-like, whose amino-acid sequence MGRGQKAVLCLVSEDLELWKERVWDVARWLGLLEVFRNIPHMSFDDTAREPEQTFSLNRGPTGELEYPTKYDADPRAWGGVGGCSSRAQAPHSIQLLETPLGNAVTEPDADFEANFQAAWQKLERLCQEALRENKQAEKEKSRDSERGKVEKTKLSLETSQRKRKYTDASKKSTGFSSILGEDEEEEDFKPPTMSFEEYLTYDQPQKKKKKRAVKASVSAGEEEQRHSAHLLCHPSVDSSCSSHQSPSRKRSNEKRAEQEPPEAPKPKRILLDVDIKLPEIPLPPLQASCSPLPAAESVPCSQKKRRAVYSAAEEIEGGFTGRRLYSKTPVFSGLKTARVPRTPSQLCVPVVTNSIDSICEAGGVPGLEPALDRCTVREQLCGAEERHHVLVEDTERLWRNRCLRDFKNEEPKESESWREMYLRLQEAREQRLLKLAQKIGSAQANKGQAAKTMLLASPPKAPRDVRRRQEMFGTGGALVPEKSKTKPVLCASTESHPRVSEKSCDGPSTSSARFVPSSASTFSSWDPRKPPAKKIAPLMAQSVKDFKKRCSQR is encoded by the exons ATGGGAAGAGGTcaaaaggctgtgctgtgcttggtgtCTGAGGACCTGGAGCTCTGGAAGGAAAGGGTGTGGGATGTGGCCCGGTGGCTGGGGTTGTTGGAAGT gttCAGGAACATTCCTCACATGTCCTTTGATGACACGGCCAGGGAACCGGAGCAGACGTTCAGCCTGAACCGGGGTCCGACGGGGGAGCTGGAGTACCCCACCAAGTACGATGCCGACCCACGGGCCTGGGGGGGTGTAGGGGGCTGCTCCTCCCGAGCGCAGGCGCCGCACTCCATCCAGCTGCTG gagacgCCTCTTGGGAACGCTGTGACCGAGCCGGACGCAGACTTTGAGGCGAATTTCCAGGCTGCGTGGCAGAAGCTGGAGCGGCTGTGCCAAGAGGCACTGAG agaaaacaaacaagctgagaaggaaaaaagtcggGACTCCGAAAGAGGCAAAGTGGAAAAGACCAAGCTGAGCCTGGAGACGTCACAGAGGAAGCGCAAATACACCGACGCGTCCAAAAAATCGACGGGCTTTTCCTCCATTCtgggggaggatgaagaggaagaggactttAAACCCCCCACCATGTCCTTTGAGGAGTACCTCACCTATGAccagccccagaaaaagaaaaagaagcgagCGGTCAAAGCCTCTGTgtcggctggggaggaagagcaacgGCACAGCGCCCAtttgctgtgccaccccagcgtcgacagctcctgctccagtcaCCAAAGCCCCAGCCGCAAGCGCAGCAATgagaaaagggcagagcaggagccaccagaggctcctaaaccaaagagg ATACTTCTCGATGTGGACATAAAGCTCCCGGAGATCCCCCTGCCGCCGctccaggccagctgcagccctcttcctgctgctgagtccgttccctgctcccagaagaaaaggagag CGGTttactcagcagctgaagagatcGAAGGGGGCTTCACAGGCCGCCGGCTGTATTCAAAGACGCCCGTGTTTTCAGGCCTTAAAACTGCCCGAGTCCCAAGGACTCCTTCTCAGCTGTGTGTCCCAGTCGTCACCAACAGCATTGACT CGATCTGTGAAGCGGGTggtgtccctgggctggagccagcgTTGGACAGATGCACTGTCCGAGAGCAGCTTTGTGGCGCCGAGGAACGTCACCAT GTCCTCGTTGAAGATACAGAACGGCTCTGGCGCAACCGATGTCTCCGAGACTTCAAGAACGAGGAGCCCAAAGAGTCCGAGTCCTGGCGGGAGATGTACCTCCGCCTCCAGGAGGCACGGGAGCAGCGGCTGCTCAAGTTAGCCCAGAAGATCGGCTCAGCTCAGGCCAACAAAG GTCAAGCAGCCAAAACCATGCTTCTGGCCTCCCCGCCAAAGGCCCCTCGGGACGTACGACGGAGACAGGAGATGtttgggactggaggagctcttgtgccagagaagagcaa aacaaaaccagtcctgTGCGCATCCACCGAAAGCCACCCTCGTGTGAGCGAGAAGTCCTGTGacgggcccagcaccagcagtgcccgctttgtcccatcctcagccagcaccttctcctcctgggaCCCCAGGAAACCACCAGCGAAGA aaattgCACCCTTGATGGCACAGTCTgtcaaagacttcaaaaagagGTGCTCTCAGAGAtaa